A stretch of the Cloacibacillus sp. genome encodes the following:
- the galU gene encoding UTP--glucose-1-phosphate uridylyltransferase GalU yields the protein MAKTVEYTPVRRAVFPVAGLGTRFLPATKDVPKEMMPLVDRPLIHHGVDEAVASGCTEIIFVTGQGKESIRRYFDPSHELVSMLRERGKDELAEVVENIHGLAEFHYAFQEKPLGLGHAVLCAEEFCKDEYFGLLLPDDVMIAHPTVLSQLEAVRKKYNASVLCVEKVAENEVSRYGIVDAEEVEPGIYRVKGLVEKPKREEAPSNLAIMGRYLLSPAIFSHLKNLKRGAGGEYQLTDAISSLLGEEPVYAALYEGKRLDCGVKEGWIKATVVKALDDPELREIVLAAVRESGLI from the coding sequence CCGGTCCGCAGGGCGGTATTCCCCGTAGCCGGTCTGGGGACGCGCTTCCTTCCCGCGACGAAGGATGTTCCGAAGGAGATGATGCCGCTCGTCGACCGGCCCCTCATTCACCACGGTGTTGACGAGGCCGTCGCCTCCGGTTGTACGGAGATCATATTTGTTACGGGACAGGGCAAGGAGAGCATCCGGCGCTACTTCGATCCCTCCCACGAGTTGGTCTCTATGCTGCGCGAGCGCGGAAAAGACGAGCTTGCGGAGGTCGTGGAAAATATCCACGGCCTTGCCGAATTCCACTACGCCTTCCAGGAAAAACCGCTTGGCCTCGGTCATGCGGTGCTCTGTGCGGAGGAATTCTGCAAAGACGAATATTTTGGTCTTTTGCTGCCGGACGACGTGATGATCGCACATCCGACGGTGCTCTCACAGCTTGAGGCGGTGAGGAAAAAATATAACGCCTCCGTCCTCTGTGTCGAAAAGGTCGCGGAGAACGAAGTCTCCCGTTACGGCATCGTCGATGCCGAGGAGGTGGAGCCTGGTATTTACCGCGTGAAAGGGCTTGTTGAGAAACCGAAACGCGAAGAGGCCCCCTCTAACCTCGCGATCATGGGGCGCTACCTGCTGTCGCCCGCCATCTTCTCACATTTGAAAAATCTCAAGCGCGGCGCGGGCGGGGAATACCAGCTCACCGACGCCATCTCATCGCTGCTCGGCGAAGAGCCGGTCTACGCGGCGCTCTACGAGGGGAAACGCCTCGACTGCGGCGTTAAAGAGGGCTGGATAAAGGCGACGGTGGTCAAGGCGCTCGACGATCCCGAGCTTAGGGAGATAGTGCTTGCGGCGGTGCGCGAGAGCGGTCTCATATAG